A single window of Toxotes jaculatrix isolate fToxJac2 chromosome 4, fToxJac2.pri, whole genome shotgun sequence DNA harbors:
- the LOC121180804 gene encoding phosphatase and actin regulator 4A-like, with protein sequence MDPEKKLTFCLGLKAEEMTMSLQGLDGTEAATVAVSQKEADMLTVNKVVKQNGGSGSQPVVSPKYCPGVNNNPGYLCETGHCCGETGCCTYYYELWWFWLLWTVLILFSCFCAYRHRRAKLRIQQQQRQREINLIAYNGACNYPSSMLDLSFLASFKLPSYEEVAAQPSTPPPPYSSLLLPTSSPPPGLTSSQSSDNYTSCSCESCSLTSPSSTSFSVQVTDETYDSSHISTPSEAGGDCALMPRVGATFTPTPSPPPPSQLPPDVIPAATPDVIPVQRRSSNGSGGVSPPAPPLSLPLHSRPSHPSRFPLSPLILLSSLPPGQVHPLVLSDPLGAMAVQKEKEDEASPHGPTPRLTPSPPKQALLSSNVAVFTHCNSKQEQKREKEEEEEEEEDDDEDHFRHRRLTGDSGIEVCRCHVKREEQQEEELQKGHFGKGGKEAMKGEERADALHDSVDCSLRAKANAQSPLLDDCAEQRGHVSSSSSVIQKTDEAIITVESS encoded by the exons ATGACCATGTCCCTGCAGGGGCTGGACGGTACTGAAGCTGCTACG GTGGCTGTTTCTCAGAAGGAGGCTGACATGCTAACAGTTAATAAG GTGGTGAAGCAGAACGGGGGTTCTGGTAGCCAACCTGTAGTCAGCCCCAAGTACTGTCCTGGAGTAAACAACAATCCAGGCTACCTGTGTGAAACAGGACACTGCTGTGGAGAGACAGGCTGCTGTACCTACTATTATGAACTCTGGT GGTTCTGGCTTTTGTGGACGGTTCTGATTCTcttcagctgtttctgtgcttaCCGCCACCGCCGGGCCAAGCTGAGAatccaacagcagcagagacagagagagatcaaTCTGATCGCCTATAACGGAGCCTGCAACTACCCTTCCTCAATGCTGGACCTCA GTTTTCTGGCTTCCTTCAAGTTGCCCTCCTATGAGGAGGTGGCTGCACAGCCCAGCACCCCTCCTCCGCCTTACAGCTCT CTCCTCTTACCcacatcatcaccaccacc TGGCCTGACTTCCTCCCAGAGCTCTGACAACTACACCAGCTGCTCCTGCGAGTCGTGCTCCCTCACCTCCCCCTCGAGCACGTCCTTCTCTGTCCAGGTGACGGACGAGACGTATGACAGCAGCCACATCTCCACACCCAGTGAAGCGGGGGGCGACTGTGCCCTCATGCCAAGGGTTGGGGCCACCTTCACGCCAACGCCCTCGCCACCACCTCCATCACAACTTCCACCTGATGTTATACCTGCAGCCACTCCAGATGTCATACCTGTGCAGAGACGTTCCTCAAATGGCAGCGGAGGAGTCTCACCTCCTGCTCCaccactttctcttcctttaCACTCTCGTCCTTCACACCCTTCCCGCTTCCCACTTTCTCCCCTCATCCTGTtatcttccctccctcctggTCAAGTCCATCCTCTCGTGCTCTCTGACCCACTTGGAGCCATGGCTgttcagaaagagaaagaagatgagGCCTCACCTCATGGTCCAACCCCAAGGCTCACACCGTCTCCCCCTAAACAGGCTCTATTGTCCTCAAATGTGGctgttttcacacactgcaacagcaaacaggagcagaaaagagaaaaagaagaggaggaagaggaagaagaagacgatGACGAGGATCATTTCCGGCATCGACGACTAACGGGAGACTCGGGCATTGAGGTCTGTCGCTGCCACGTGAAGAGGGAGGAACAACAGGAAGAGGAACTGCAAAAGGGGCATTTTGgtaaaggagggaaagaggctatgaagggggaggagagggcagaCGCGCTGCACGACAGCGTGGACTGTTCCCTCCGAGCGAAGGCCAATGCGCAGTCACCTCTCCTGGACGACTGCGCTGAGCAGCGTGGCCACGTCTCATCATCCTCCAGTGTCATCCAGAAGACAGACGAGGCCATTATCACTGTGGAGTCCTCGTAG